The segment AGAGCCCCGTGGTGTCGCGGTCCAGGCGGTGGACGATGCCAGGCCGTCCCGGGCCCCCGACCCCCTCCATCTCGGGATACCGGGCCAGAAGGGCGTTGGCCAGGGTACCCTGGGGGTGGCCCGGCGCCGGGTGGACCACCCAGCCCCGCGGCTTGTTCAGCACCACCACGTCAGGGTCCTCGTAGACCACGTCCAGGGGCAGCGCCTCGGGCACCACACCCGAGGGCGCGGGTTCCGGCAGCTCGATGACCACCTCTTCTCCGGGTTCCAGCCGCCGGCTGGGCCGGGCGGTGCGGCCGTTGACCCAGACCCGGTGGCTGCGGATCAGCCGTTGAATGGCCGACCGGGTCAGGTCGAGGCCGTCCTGCTCGGCCAGGAAGACGTCCAGCCGCTCCCCGGCCGCCGAGCCGGGGACGACGAACACCGCTGTGCGGGGCGCACGCCCGGCTACGGGTGGGTCATCGGCCATAGGCGCTCAGTTCCCCCCTCCCCCCGGCCCCTGCACCGGATCCGGCGCCGCGTCACGGTCTGCCAGCAGCCAGAGGACCAGGAGGGCGGTGCCGGTGACGATCGCGGCATCGGCCACGTTGAAGACCGGCCAGCGGTGCAGCGGCCAGAACTCCAGGTCGACGAAGTCGACCACGTATCCCCAGCGCAACCGGTCGATCAGGTTGCCAACGGCGCCCCCCAGCTGCAGGCCCAGGGCCAGCCGGGCCGACCCCGCCCGGCCGGGCAGCCGGGGCAGCCAGTAGAGGATGGCGGCGATGACCACCACGGCCACCACGATGAAGAAGAGGGTCTGGTTCTGCAGGAGACCAAAGGCGGCGCCCCGGTTCTGGACGTAGGTCCACTGCACCACACCGGGAAGGACCGGCACGGTGCCCCAGGGCGCGATCCGGGCCAGGACCCAGGCCTTGGTCGCCTGGTCGGCGGCCAGTACCAAGAGGGCGGTCCAGATGGGTAGCAAGCCGTTGCCTCCTGTAGCGGTTGCCTGGCGGCTGCCGGGGATCTTTCGGGCTGCTCTCCTCCATCACATTCCCCATGCCTG is part of the Thermaerobacter subterraneus DSM 13965 genome and harbors:
- the lspA gene encoding signal peptidase II, with protein sequence MLPIWTALLVLAADQATKAWVLARIAPWGTVPVLPGVVQWTYVQNRGAAFGLLQNQTLFFIVVAVVVIAAILYWLPRLPGRAGSARLALGLQLGGAVGNLIDRLRWGYVVDFVDLEFWPLHRWPVFNVADAAIVTGTALLVLWLLADRDAAPDPVQGPGGGGN